AGATGGTTGCCCAGAAGCCCGATTTTTTACCGGCATCGATAGCCGCCAACCAGAAAATCACCGGCATCACGGTATTCACCAGCAGGTTAGCCGCAGGCACCAGCACTTTGACTGCCGTCACCTGAAGCGCCGCGGGAACAGCAGAGGCGGTGGAGTTCAGGAACGCCACCACAATCATGCCGATGATGCCGCAGGCGATCGCCATTTTTTTCGGGTCATGCAGGGTTTCCGCTACATTGCGGTTCTTCACCATCAGCGCCGCCGCGCCCCAGTTTGGGATGATGCGGTGATCCACGTCCTGGGTGAAAGCCCCCGCAGCAACGGAAGATGCCCAGGCGTTGAAGAAGAAGCCGAGCCCGAAGGAGAAGTGAGAAGCCGGGTCCCCTTCACAGGAGTTCAGCTCGCCGAGTGTACGGAATGCGCCCATGCCCTGACTGGTTGGCGCGTGGAACATACGCGCGGCCCCGGCGC
This region of Cedecea lapagei genomic DNA includes:
- a CDS encoding DUF4311 domain-containing protein, which produces MFLIILFKSLIIGGLVGVGVGAGAARMFHAPTSQGMGAFRTLGELNSCEGDPASHFSFGLGFFFNAWASSVAAGAFTQDVDHRIIPNWGAAALMVKNRNVAETLHDPKKMAIACGIIGMIVVAFLNSTASAVPAALQVTAVKVLVPAANLLVNTVMPVIFWLAAIDAGKKSGFWATIFGGAAQLIMGNAVPGLVLGILIGKGVEESGWHRVTKVMMTAIVALFVLSAFFRGFDMKMIESFHMAVPNWLDLLHNSLSGK